CCCTGCCGTCATCGTCGGCGCTGGCGCTGGCCGGTAGCGGCGGCTGGACTTGGTCGGCCTGGGTAAAGCCGGCGTCGTCGCAGCCCAACACCGCTTTGTACAGCCGGCGCGACGGTGGCAACGCGGTGGTGATCGGTCTGGACAACGGCGCGCCGTTCGTCGAGGTCGCCAATGCGGGCGCAGTTCAGCGCACCGCGACGGCCGCGCCGGTCGCGCCCAACAGCTGGCATCATGTCGCTGTCGTCGCCGGCAATGGCCGGGTTACGCTGTATCTCGACGGCAACGCTTATGCCGTCCTCGACGCCGCTCTTCCGGCGCTCAACACCCTTGCTTTCGTCGGTGGGGACGCACTTGCCTCCAGCGCGCCTCCAACAGCGACGCCTGCCCAAACTTCGGTGCCGCTGGCCGACGAAAGCACTCCTCCGAGCGCGGCGACGGGCGATGCACCCGCGGCCGATGCCGCGGTGGCCGCCGCCCCGGCGGCGATGGCCGGGTTCACCGGAGATATCGACGAACTCGAAATCAGCAAGGTGTCTCGACCGGCCGGGTTCGTCCGTGTCGCGGCGATCGGCCAGGGGCTCGACAAGGGCAAGTTGCTGGCGTTCAGCGTCGACGAAGAGTCCGGCAGCTGGTTGTCGGGATATTTCGCCGTGATCCTGAAATCGGTGACCCTCGACGGTTGGGTGGTGATCGCCATCCTGATGGTGATGGCGGTGATCAGCTGGATGGTGATGGTCGACCGTGCGTCGTATCTGCGGCGTCAGGCCCGGGCCAATGCGCGGTTCATGGCTTGCTACAATGCCGTCGATTTCGACCTCCGGTTGCTGGGCTACGGCTCGCCGGAAGACGTGGCGACGCTCGGAGGGCGGCTCGACAACAAGGACGCAGCGCTGATGCGGTCGTCGTCGTTGTACCGAATCTACCATATCGCCGCCGACGAGATCCGGCGTCGGTCGGGGCAGGGCGGCGTGCCGACACTCTCCTCGAACTCGGTCGCGGCGATGCGGGCGGCGCTCGACGGCGGCGTGGTTCGTGAATCGCAGCGCCTCAACCGGTTGATGGTGATGCTGACCATCGCGATTTCCGGCGGTCCGTTCCTCGGTCTGCTCGGCACCGTGGTGGGCGTGATGATCACCTTCGCGGCAATCGCCGCTTCCGGCGACGTCAACGTCAACGCCATCGCACCCGGCATCGCCGCCGCGCTGGTCGCCACCGTCGCCGGCCTCGGCGTCGCCATCCCCGCGCTGTTCGGCTACAACTACCTGATCTCCCAGATCAAGAACCTGACCGCCGACGTCCAGGTGTTCGTCGACGACGTGGTGACGCGCATCGCCGAACTCTACACCTCAGACCTGCCGGCGCCGCTGCGCCGCGATCAGGCGGCGGAGTAAGGAGATGCAGGTCCAAGACGACTCCAAGCCGTACGACGACATCAACATCACGCCGATGTTGGACCTCGCCTACGTTCTGCTGGTGATCTTCATCATCATGACCACGGCCACGGTCCAAGGACAGAAGGTCAATCTGCCGAAGGCTTCCGCGGCGCCGAGTCTGGCTACGCAGACCACCAAGGCGATCACCGTCGGCAACGACGGAAAGCTCTTTCTCGATACCGTGCCGGTCACGTTGTCGGAATTGGAACAGCGCCTCGTGCAGCAGAAGGCTCTCACCCCCGAGTTTCCTGTAGTGCTGCGCGGCGACGCGCAAGCCCAGTATCAGAGCGTTATGGATGTCCTCGATCTTCTGGGCCGGATCGGTCTCAGCCAAGTTGGTCTTGCGACCAAGCCGCTGGTGAAGTGACGAGGTCATGATGCTCATGTCGTTTCCAATCGCGGCCCGCGCCGCTTCGGCGGCTCAGGACGGCGTTCTGGTGCAGATGCGCGACGCGTTGCTGCGGTGGGCCGGACGGCCGGCGGAGCCGCCGATCGCTCACAACGTCGTTCCGGAGCGGAACGAAACCGACGGCAATGACGTGCTGGCGTTTCCGATCCGCGGTGAGGCGCTGCTGGTCAATCTCGCGCGCATGCTGCGCGATCGGCCGGCGGCGGCGGGGCAGGCCGACGACCCGTTCTGTCTGACACTGTCGAGCGGTCGGCGTCTGCGGCTGTCGATCGATCGCGACGCCTATGTCGAATACCATGCCGAAGACGCCAGCTTCCAGCTCAGGATCGACACGGCGCCGTCGCGCCTGACACTGGAGACGACCGATTTCGCCATGCTGGTGAAGTTCGTCTCGCAATATCGCGTCGAGCGTAGTGCCGCTCGCGGACCCTGCGGGAGCGCGTCGTGAGCAAGCTCGGTGACGATTGGAAGAGTGGTCAGGCGGCTGACGAGGATGACGTCGTCGGCCGATCGGGCAGGCGGTCAGCGCTTCGTTACGGGGCGGCGCTGGCGATTCTCACGGTGCTTTTCGTCGGCGGCTACCGCTTTCTGTTTGATGGCGACGACCTGCCGCCGCCGCGTCAGGTCCACGAGATCACCATCGTCAACCTGCCGCCGCCGCCACCGCCGCCTCCGGCCCCTCCGCCGCCCGAGCAGAAGATGATCGAGCAGCCGAAGATGGCGGAGCAGGAGTTCAAAGAGGAGCAGCCGATCGAGAAACCGCAGGACGAGCCGGTCAAGGAAGCCAAGAACAGTGAGCCACCCGGACCGCTGTCGCTCGACGCCAAGCCGACCGGCCCCGGCGACCTGTTCAACCTTGGCGGCAAGCCCGGCGGCAACCCTTATGGCGGTGGGGGCGGCGGAGGCAGCCGCTGGGGCTGGTACGCTTCGATCGTGCAGTCGCAGATCGAAAGCGCGCTGCGCGGGAACCAGCGGACGCAGCGGGCGGTACTCCAGGTGCAGATCCGCTTGTGGGCGGACAGCACCGGCAAGATCAGTCGCGTGCAACTGGTGTCGTCGACCGGCGACGCCGAACTCGACCGCATCATCCGCGACGACGTGCTCGGCAGCCTGACGTTGCGCGAGCCTCCGCCCAAAGACATGCCGATGCCGATGGTGACGCGCGTGACCGCGCGTCGGCCGAGCTGACACAACTGACAACGACGACGAGTAGAAGGACAGGGGACGATGTTTGACTTCAATCCGAACGCACGCCGGCGCGCATATCTGCTCGCCGTTTCGCTGGCTGCGCTCGCGACCGCAGCGCCGGCTTTCGGCCAAAGCGAGGATCGCACGGCCGACAAGGGCGAGGCCCAGCGGCCCAGGGTGTCGAATGCCAAGCCGGTCGCGCCGAACGCCACCGTCAACCTCCTGAACCTGATGGTGAAGCGAAAGCTGCTGACGCAAGACGAGGCGGACAGTCTGATCCAGCAGGCCGACACCGAGGCCTACGTCTCGCGGCAGGCCGCCAAGGACGCGCGCGTCAAGGCCGACGAGGCCGCCAAGGTCGCCTCCGAAGCCGCCTCCGCCGCCAATCCGCCGGGAACCCGCCACGTCACTTACGTGCCGGAAGTGGTAAAGCGGCAGATCCGCGACGAACTGAAAAAGGAAGTGATGGCGAAGGCGCAGAAGGAGAACTGGGCATCGCCGGGCGCGTATCCGGAATGGGCACAGCGCATCCGCTTCTACGGCGACGTCCGCAGCCGCTATCACGGCAGCTTTTTCCCGAAGGGCAACGCCCAGGCCGACGCGATCAACTTCAACGCCATCAACAGCGGCTCGCCTTACGACCTGTCGAGCGTCACCAATCCGTACAATTGGCCCACTTACAACAGCACGCAAGATCGCAATCAGGTGCGGCTGCGGGCGCGGCTCGGCATGGAAGCCGATCTCGCCTACGGCTTCAACGCCGGCATCCGCGTCGCTACGGGTGAGAGCAACTCCCCGGTGTCCACCAATCAGACGCAGGGCGGCAGCGGCTCGAACTTCTCCAAATACTCAATCTGGCTCGACCGCGGCTATCTCAAATACGAAGCGTTCGAGCGCGACATCGTGCTGTCGGCGGGCCGTTTCGACAATCCGTTCTGGTCGCCGACCGATCTGGTCTGGTATCGCGAACTCGCATTCGACGGTTTCGCGGCGCAGGGCCGATATTCGGTAACTCCGGACTTCTCGGTGTTCGGCGTCGCCGGCGCGTTCCCGATCTTCAACACCGACTTCAATGCCGGGACCAACCTTGCGATCGAACAGTCGAAGTTCCCCAGCCACGACAGGTGGCTGTTCGGTGCTCAGCTCGGCTTCGCGCAGCGCTTCGCGCCGGTCAGCGAGTTCCGATTCGCGACAGCGATCTACGATTTCCAGAACGTGCAGGGCCAGACCTCGGAGACGTGCTACGTGGCCAATTCAAGTAACGGCTGCAATACCGATCTGACCCGCCCGCTGTTTGCCCAGAAGGGCAATACCTATATGTCGCTTCGCAACCTCGGATCGCTCGGCACCAGCAACAATTTCGGTGCGGAACTGCAGTATCAGTACTTCGGCCTGGTGCAGAAATATCGACCGTTGGTGGTCTCCGGATCGCTCGACCTCGGCGAGTTTCATCCCTTTCATATCGTGCTCGACGGCGAATTCGTCTGGAACACCGCGTTCAACCGCTCGCTCGCCATGAACGGTGTCGGCCTGACGAGTCTGCCGGGCAATGTCGGCGGCTATGTCTACAACAACCGAGGTCCGACATCCGACGGGACGCTGGGTGCGTATGACGGCGGCGACAAGGGTTGGATGGGGCGTGTCACTGTCGGCAACCGCGAGATCAAGCATCTGGGCGATTGGAACGTGCACGCAGGCTACAAATATCTGGAATCGGATGCGACGCTCGACGCCTTCGCCGACTCTGATTTCGGCCTCGGCGGAACCAACCTCAAGGGTTACTTCATGGGCGCCAATCTCGGACTTAGCGACAACGTCTGGACCTCCGTCCGCTGGCTGAGCGCCAACAGTATCGCCGGTCTGCCCTATGCGGTGGACGTGCTGATCGTCGACCTCAACGCGAAGTTCTGACCATGAAGATCTCGATCCTGCTCCTGACGATGGGCGTGCTGACCTGCTCGGCGACCGGTGCGTCGGCCGACAGCGATACCGACAAGCTGCGCGAGGCGCTTCGCGCCGCGACGCTGCAGACGCGGCAACTGGAAGATCAGCGCGCCGCGTTGCAAGCCAAAGTTGCCGAGGCCGAGCGCGAGAAGGCTGCTGCGAAGGCTGTCGCCGATGCCGCGAAGGCGGAGACGAGGGAGGCGAAGAAGCAGTATCGCGAGGCGGTCGACGAGTTCAACCGCCGCCTCGCCGAGCGCGACGAGACGCTCGAGAAGTGGAAGGTCGCTTACGAAGAGGCGGCCACGGTCGCGCGTGACAAGGATGCGGCACGCGCCAAGTTCGAAGGCGAGGCCAATGCCTACAAGGCCTCGACGAAGAGCTGCGTCGTCAAGAACAAGCAGCTGATCACGGCGGGCAAGGAACTGCTGCATCGTTATCAAACTGTCACCATCGGCGATGCAATTGTCGCGCAGGAGTCGGTGCTCGGATTCAGACGCGTGGAAATCCAGAACAGCATTCAAGAGACCGGCGATAAATTTCTCGATCAGAAGGTGAGCCCATGAGTAACAGCATCGTCGATCGCATCCGACAGGCGGCACTTGTCGGCGTCGCGACGCTGGTCCCCTTGGTTGCGGTAGCCCAGACTGCGCCGAATCCGCCCGTGCAGAGAGCTCCGCAGGCTGCACCGCGGTCGGCCAAACAGGAACCGTCGGCGACTCAGGCGGCCGCGCCGACGGCGACGACGAGGCCCGCTCGGGCGGCCGAAAGAATCCCGGATACGCGAAAGGCCGACGACATCATCGCGCGTGTCGGATCGACCAACATCTCCGCCGAGGAAATCCGCGGCTACGTCGCCGCCCTCGGCGAGCGCGATCTGGCGGCGCTGCGTCAGGATCCGAACCTGCTCAGCCAGGCGGTGCGGATGATGCTGGCCAATCGCCTGGTGATGCAGGAAATCGCCGCCAAGAAGTGGGATCAGCAGCCGAGTGTCGCCGAGAAGCTCGATCGGGTCCGCGAGAGCGCCGCGGTCGAATTGTATCTGCAGACGGTGTCGACACCGCCGGAGAGGTTCCCGAGCGAAGACGATCTGCAGAGAGTCTACGACGCCAACCGCGCCGCGCTGCTGATGCCGCGCCAGTTCGAACTGGCGCAGATCTTCGTGGCGTTGCCGAAGGACGCCGACAAGGCCGCGGAGGACAAGGCGAAGAAGAGCGTCGAGGATATCCAACGCAAGTTGAAGGCGCCCGGCGTAGATTTCGCGGCGGTGGCGGCCGAGGCGGGCAACGCCAATGGCGGCGCGTTGGGCTGGGTGGCCGAGAGCCAGATCAGGCCGGAAATTCGCGCCAAGGTGATGGAACTGTCCAAGAACGCCGTGTCGGATCCGATCAAGCTCGATGACGGCTGGCACTTCGTCAAGGTGCTGGACACCAAGGCTCCCTACACGCGGACCCTGCCGGAAGTTCGCGACGGGCTGATCGCTCAGATCCGGACAGAACGCGCCGCCGCTTTGCGCCGGGCGTATCTCGCCGAGTTGTTGAAGCAGCAGCCTCCGGTGATCAACGAACTCGCCTTGGCGGGAATGCTGAACGAGCGTAGCCCGGCGGCGCGCTAATCGAAGTCCGGAGCCACCGGCCCGGCGCCGCCATGTCCGATTTGCAATTGGAGTATTCTCATGTCCGACACCCTCATCAGCAAGCTCGATCTTGATGGCTTGCGCGAACTGTTTCAGGCCGCGGGCTATCGCGTCGAGACCGCGTCTGATCCGGTCGCGAGCCTCACTTATCTGCGTTCTGCCACGAACGGCCTTGCCTTCGACATTCGCCCGGGTAACCGTCTTTCGGACGGACAGGGCATCATCGATATCGCACTGGTCGCCGTGATTCAGGTGCAGGGCGAACTGCCGCTCGCCATCGTCAACCGCTGGAACGCGTCGCGGCGGTTCGGGCGGCTGCAACTGAGCGGCCCGTTCCTGGCATTGTCGCTCGACCTGCTGCTCGCTGGTGGCGTCAGCCGTGATCACCTGCGTGCCGAGATCGAGATCTGGGATCACCTGGTGCAGCAACTCATCGTGTTCCTGCGCGAGGAGCTCGCCGGGTTGGCGCAGCCGACGAACGCCAATGGCGGTGGCGCTGCCGCTTCGCCGGCGGTTGAGCCCGGCCCGTCGCCAGCGGCGACGATGCAGTAAGTATCAGCGACCGGCAGACGCGATGATCGCTGGAGGACGGGCGATGCGGTTCGGCGGCGAATGGCGTTCCAGAGTGGCGCGATGGCTCGGCCGCCCGCTCGCAGCGGCCGTCCGTTCGTCGGGATCTCCGGACGGGGTGATCGCCGTTCGCGAAGGATCGTCCGTCATTCCACCGGACTGGATCGAGTTCGCCTCCCTGCTACAAGAGCGGATCCAGCTCCGCCTGAACTCGGGCGATGCAGTCGCAACCCGGCTACAAACGGCGATGTGGAGCCAAGCCAGCGAGACCGGCGCTCCGCCCACGATCGCGCTACGCGTCTGGGTCGGTCCCGGTGGCCGCGTCGAGTGCGTCGAGGCTGAAGGGATGCAAGGCGACTTGGAAGGCGACTTGGATTGCAGGGGGCTGACGGTCGCGCTCGGAAACGATGGTGACGTCGCGCGGGTGCCGGCTGGCATGCCGCAGCCGCTGCGAATGCGCCTCCTCGTGAAGTCGGCGGAGACGTCTCCGTGAATCGGGCTGAAAATCGACGCAAGCGATTGCGCATATACGGCGTCGCCGCAGCGGCGCTCGGCGTCCTGATCGTCGTTTCGGCCCGCGCTGAGCCAGTCGCATCGGCTGCGGCCGGGACATCGGCGACGGGTGCCGCCAGCGCGCCCAATTCAGCCGCAGCCAGAGTGGCCGCGGCGGAAGCGCCGCCGGCGCTGGTGACATCGGGGGCAACCGCTGCGGCCGTCCGGCTGAACGGCAACTCGGCGTATCGCGCGCTGATTGTCAGGGAGGCCGAGCGGCACGGTCTCGCGCCGGCAATCGCCGAGGCAGTGATGCACGTCGAGAGCGGCTTCAATCCCGACGCCGTCGGCAGTTCCGGTGAGATCGGATTGATGCAAGTCATGCCGCCGACCGCGCGAATGCTCGGCTTCGCCGGGAGCAATGCCGAACTCGCGGTTCCGGAAACCAACATCAAATACGGCGTGACCTATTTGGCGCAGGCGTGGCGCCTCGCCGGTGGTGATATCTGCACCGCGACGATGAAGTATCGCGCCGGCCATGGTGAGACGCGGTTCTCTCAGCTGTCCGTCCAGTATTGCGTTGCGGTGCGCGCCAAATTGGCTGCGCTCGGGTTTCCGGTGACGGGTCAGGTCCCGGTCGCAACCTTCGGTGCCCCGGGTAGGGGTGGGATCGGCGCAGGCAACTGCGGGCGTCGCTGTTTGGCGGGGAACACGATCGGACGCGTCAACCTCGCCGCGCTGAACGCGCAAATGAATACGCTGGTGGTGCAGGTCCGCGCCGGGAGGTGAAGCAAATGCCGGTAGCGACATATCGCCGGACGACATCTCGCAAAGGCGCGAACCCGGCGACGGCTGTTGTCGCGGTCGTGGCCGCCTTGGCGATCGCTTCGACCTCGGCGCTGGCGCAGGCGCCGATCCCGAACAGGCTTCCGCCGGTCACGATCGAACCCCCGCCACCGAGTTCTCTGCTGCCGGCTGCCCCCGTCACTGCGCCGCCCGCGCTCGACCTGGGCATCGCCGGGCGCGGCGCTGGCGGGCAGGGTGGTCCAGAGCGGTGCGGCGATGGTGCGGTCGGCAACGATCGCGCGTTGAGCTGCCTCAACCAGAGGCTCAAGCGCACCGTCGATCAGGTCAACCCGGTGATGAACACACCCCCGATCGATGCGAGATCGTCGGACCTCAAGGTCGGCACGGTGAACATCCCGGCGGTGCAACAGCAGTACGGAAGCAATTTCGGCATTTCGGTTGTGCCGTATCGCCCGAATTTGAGCTTTCCGTCGCCTCGCGGGCGGTGACGACATTCGACGCAGGCTGACGCTGTCGAACGATGCAGCGCGGGTGCTGACTGACCGAGGCACGCGGCGGAAACCTGAGCCGATCGCCCGATCGGTGATTCGCCTGGACATATGAGTGTTGCAAACATCCCATAGGCATTTGCTTGAGGAAATCGGCTGCATCAATGCAATACCGAGAACGACAAGTTATCGCTCGCCGTGGTTGATCAAGGTGTCATCCTTCGCGTGTTGATGCTTGCTGTCATCTTGCTCTCGAACAGTCCTGCGCGCGCCGCGGACGATCCGCAGAAGTTCGACATGCCGTCGCGGCCCCTCGCGGAAGCGCTCGTCGACTTTGCGGATCGGACAGGGATAGCCGCACTCATCGATTCCGAAACAGCGAGGGGCAAGACGTCCTCGGCCGTTCGAGGAACTCTGACGCCGGCGAACGCCTTGCGAATTCTGCTCGCCGGTACCGGCCTATCGTTCAGGCGGGTCGGCGAGGCCGGATTTGCGGTCGGACCCAACACACGGGAGCCGGACTACGTCCATCAGGCGGGGCCGCGGGGCGGCGCTGGCCTGGAGGGCTATTTCGCGCGCCTTCAAACGGTGGTGGTGCAGTCGCTGTGCGTCAACGCCGATCTTCGCGCGACGCGATATCGCTCGGCGGTTCAAGTGTGGATCGGGCAGACGGGTGAAATCGACGCAGTCCACGCGCTCGGTTCGGCGGGCGATGCGCGGCACGATGCTCAGATCGTCGATGCGATCGCCACGGTCAGGGCGCCGCCGCCGCCGATCGGATTGCCGCAGCCGGTGACGCTGCTGCTGCAGCATATCACCGAAGACGTGACGACCTGCCCGCCATGAGCGTTGTTTCGAAGCTTCGTCTGCGGGCACTTCTCGAGGCCAATTATCAGCAGTTTCGCCTGCGGTTGCGGCGCCGGCTCGGCTCGGACGCGATGGCGATGGAAGTGCTGCACGACACCTGGCTGCGGCTCGACCGCATCGGCGACGCCAGTGCGGTGCAGAAGCCCGCGGCCTACCTGTTCCGTATGGCCCTGAACGAGGCCAGCGACCGGCGCGAAGCGGATGCGCGCAAGCTATCGGCGGCCGAGATCGAAACGTTGCGTCATATGTCGGACCAGATGCTGGATCCCGAGCAGATTGCGCAGGCGCGTCGGGAGGTCACGCAGCTCGCGGCGGCCCTCGACGAACTGCCGCCGCGGCGCAAGGCCATCGTTCTGCTCGCACGCGTGCACGAGATGAAACACACCGACATTGCGGTTCATTTCGGGATCTCGCCGCGCATGGTGGAGAAGGAGCTCGTCCAGGCCTTGGAGCATTGCGCGCGACGTCTCGAAAGAAAAGTCGTCCGTCGGTTCGGTCCTCGCTCGCAGAAGCCGTCATAGTGTCCGGCTCGCGATCAGATATGGAAGAGGACGGCAATCCGGTGGCAGATGCGGCGGGGTATCCGACGTTGCGGTTCGAAGCGCGGCGCTGGCTGGTTCGGATCACCTCCGGCGA
The DNA window shown above is from Rhodopseudomonas palustris HaA2 and carries:
- a CDS encoding STN domain-containing protein, with the translated sequence MLAVILLSNSPARAADDPQKFDMPSRPLAEALVDFADRTGIAALIDSETARGKTSSAVRGTLTPANALRILLAGTGLSFRRVGEAGFAVGPNTREPDYVHQAGPRGGAGLEGYFARLQTVVVQSLCVNADLRATRYRSAVQVWIGQTGEIDAVHALGSAGDARHDAQIVDAIATVRAPPPPIGLPQPVTLLLQHITEDVTTCPP
- a CDS encoding TonB C-terminal domain-containing protein, producing the protein MSKLGDDWKSGQAADEDDVVGRSGRRSALRYGAALAILTVLFVGGYRFLFDGDDLPPPRQVHEITIVNLPPPPPPPPAPPPPEQKMIEQPKMAEQEFKEEQPIEKPQDEPVKEAKNSEPPGPLSLDAKPTGPGDLFNLGGKPGGNPYGGGGGGGSRWGWYASIVQSQIESALRGNQRTQRAVLQVQIRLWADSTGKISRVQLVSSTGDAELDRIIRDDVLGSLTLREPPPKDMPMPMVTRVTARRPS
- a CDS encoding transglycosylase SLT domain-containing protein, translated to MNRAENRRKRLRIYGVAAAALGVLIVVSARAEPVASAAAGTSATGAASAPNSAAARVAAAEAPPALVTSGATAAAVRLNGNSAYRALIVREAERHGLAPAIAEAVMHVESGFNPDAVGSSGEIGLMQVMPPTARMLGFAGSNAELAVPETNIKYGVTYLAQAWRLAGGDICTATMKYRAGHGETRFSQLSVQYCVAVRAKLAALGFPVTGQVPVATFGAPGRGGIGAGNCGRRCLAGNTIGRVNLAALNAQMNTLVVQVRAGR
- a CDS encoding RNA polymerase sigma factor codes for the protein MSVVSKLRLRALLEANYQQFRLRLRRRLGSDAMAMEVLHDTWLRLDRIGDASAVQKPAAYLFRMALNEASDRREADARKLSAAEIETLRHMSDQMLDPEQIAQARREVTQLAAALDELPPRRKAIVLLARVHEMKHTDIAVHFGISPRMVEKELVQALEHCARRLERKVVRRFGPRSQKPS
- a CDS encoding YbjN domain-containing protein; amino-acid sequence: MSDTLISKLDLDGLRELFQAAGYRVETASDPVASLTYLRSATNGLAFDIRPGNRLSDGQGIIDIALVAVIQVQGELPLAIVNRWNASRRFGRLQLSGPFLALSLDLLLAGGVSRDHLRAEIEIWDHLVQQLIVFLREELAGLAQPTNANGGGAAASPAVEPGPSPAATMQ
- a CDS encoding ExbD/TolR family protein — encoded protein: MQVQDDSKPYDDINITPMLDLAYVLLVIFIIMTTATVQGQKVNLPKASAAPSLATQTTKAITVGNDGKLFLDTVPVTLSELEQRLVQQKALTPEFPVVLRGDAQAQYQSVMDVLDLLGRIGLSQVGLATKPLVK
- a CDS encoding peptidylprolyl isomerase, which codes for MSNSIVDRIRQAALVGVATLVPLVAVAQTAPNPPVQRAPQAAPRSAKQEPSATQAAAPTATTRPARAAERIPDTRKADDIIARVGSTNISAEEIRGYVAALGERDLAALRQDPNLLSQAVRMMLANRLVMQEIAAKKWDQQPSVAEKLDRVRESAAVELYLQTVSTPPERFPSEDDLQRVYDANRAALLMPRQFELAQIFVALPKDADKAAEDKAKKSVEDIQRKLKAPGVDFAAVAAEAGNANGGALGWVAESQIRPEIRAKVMELSKNAVSDPIKLDDGWHFVKVLDTKAPYTRTLPEVRDGLIAQIRTERAAALRRAYLAELLKQQPPVINELALAGMLNERSPAAR
- a CDS encoding putative porin, producing MFDFNPNARRRAYLLAVSLAALATAAPAFGQSEDRTADKGEAQRPRVSNAKPVAPNATVNLLNLMVKRKLLTQDEADSLIQQADTEAYVSRQAAKDARVKADEAAKVASEAASAANPPGTRHVTYVPEVVKRQIRDELKKEVMAKAQKENWASPGAYPEWAQRIRFYGDVRSRYHGSFFPKGNAQADAINFNAINSGSPYDLSSVTNPYNWPTYNSTQDRNQVRLRARLGMEADLAYGFNAGIRVATGESNSPVSTNQTQGGSGSNFSKYSIWLDRGYLKYEAFERDIVLSAGRFDNPFWSPTDLVWYRELAFDGFAAQGRYSVTPDFSVFGVAGAFPIFNTDFNAGTNLAIEQSKFPSHDRWLFGAQLGFAQRFAPVSEFRFATAIYDFQNVQGQTSETCYVANSSNGCNTDLTRPLFAQKGNTYMSLRNLGSLGTSNNFGAELQYQYFGLVQKYRPLVVSGSLDLGEFHPFHIVLDGEFVWNTAFNRSLAMNGVGLTSLPGNVGGYVYNNRGPTSDGTLGAYDGGDKGWMGRVTVGNREIKHLGDWNVHAGYKYLESDATLDAFADSDFGLGGTNLKGYFMGANLGLSDNVWTSVRWLSANSIAGLPYAVDVLIVDLNAKF
- a CDS encoding DUF2341 domain-containing protein, which produces MTIEKDDVRGAGRRWSRGTKALTKVGLLAALAGMLLSATPANAWWNDDWQLRKKITIDTSAAGANITDPIGTTPVLVRLHSGNFRFNTTKEDGSDLRFVAGDDKTPLKYHVEKFDALLGEALVWVSVPDLQPGAKTDLWLYYGNKKAAATADSKGTYDADTQLVYHFSERGTVPLDSTVWANNAQSVGQPAEGAIIGTGLRLDGRAPLTLPSSSALALAGSGGWTWSAWVKPASSQPNTALYSRRDGGNAVVIGLDNGAPFVEVANAGAVQRTATAAPVAPNSWHHVAVVAGNGRVTLYLDGNAYAVLDAALPALNTLAFVGGDALASSAPPTATPAQTSVPLADESTPPSAATGDAPAADAAVAAAPAAMAGFTGDIDELEISKVSRPAGFVRVAAIGQGLDKGKLLAFSVDEESGSWLSGYFAVILKSVTLDGWVVIAILMVMAVISWMVMVDRASYLRRQARANARFMACYNAVDFDLRLLGYGSPEDVATLGGRLDNKDAALMRSSSLYRIYHIAADEIRRRSGQGGVPTLSSNSVAAMRAALDGGVVRESQRLNRLMVMLTIAISGGPFLGLLGTVVGVMITFAAIAASGDVNVNAIAPGIAAALVATVAGLGVAIPALFGYNYLISQIKNLTADVQVFVDDVVTRIAELYTSDLPAPLRRDQAAE